In Achromobacter spanius, the following proteins share a genomic window:
- a CDS encoding hybrid-cluster NAD(P)-dependent oxidoreductase, giving the protein MPHALLRIHQPGFWQRLPSPWDSNVEETLLCCQVRQETADVKSFYFRSRAGHAFQFSPGQFLTLELDIDGEPFNRCYTISSPPTRPHTLSITVKRVPGGKVSNWLHDCLEVGDVLRVLGPAGEFSSALHPAPRYLFLSAGSGITPLMSMVRTHRDLCDDRDTVFVHSARTPDDIIFSRELALLSASQRHFRAHFVCESLGQHAGWHGLTGRLSRPLLELMAPDFLRREIFVCGPAPYMLSVRRMLESAGFDMARHHEESFSFETLSKPAEAVAATDMALASPAEPAFSIHFQKSQRTIQCAAGQPLLDAARDAGLRLAASCTQGLCGTCKVRLLDGRVDMRHQGGIRQREIDQGMVLLCCSRPLSNLLIDK; this is encoded by the coding sequence ATGCCGCACGCGCTTTTACGCATCCATCAGCCTGGCTTCTGGCAGCGGCTGCCTTCGCCGTGGGACAGCAACGTCGAGGAAACCCTGCTGTGCTGCCAGGTGCGGCAAGAGACGGCCGATGTAAAGAGCTTCTACTTCCGCTCGCGCGCCGGGCATGCGTTTCAGTTTTCGCCCGGACAATTCCTGACGCTGGAGCTGGACATCGACGGTGAACCGTTCAACCGCTGCTACACGATTTCGTCTCCGCCGACTCGGCCGCACACCTTGTCGATCACGGTCAAGCGGGTGCCGGGGGGAAAGGTGTCGAACTGGCTGCATGACTGCCTGGAAGTGGGGGATGTGTTGCGGGTGCTGGGTCCGGCGGGCGAATTTTCGTCGGCCCTGCATCCCGCCCCGCGATATCTTTTCCTGTCGGCCGGCTCCGGTATCACGCCCCTGATGTCCATGGTGCGCACCCACCGCGATCTCTGCGATGACCGCGATACCGTGTTCGTGCATAGCGCCCGCACGCCTGACGACATTATTTTCAGCCGCGAGCTGGCCTTGCTGTCGGCAAGCCAGCGCCACTTCCGCGCGCACTTCGTCTGCGAATCGCTGGGCCAGCATGCAGGATGGCACGGGCTGACCGGGCGCCTGAGCCGGCCGCTGCTGGAACTGATGGCGCCTGATTTCCTGCGGCGCGAGATCTTCGTTTGCGGGCCCGCGCCCTACATGCTGTCGGTGCGCCGCATGCTGGAGTCGGCCGGCTTCGACATGGCGCGGCATCACGAAGAGAGTTTCTCGTTTGAAACGCTGTCCAAGCCCGCCGAGGCCGTCGCTGCAACCGACATGGCGTTGGCAAGCCCGGCCGAACCCGCCTTCAGCATCCACTTCCAGAAAAGCCAGCGCACCATACAATGCGCGGCCGGTCAGCCCTTGCTGGACGCCGCGCGTGACGCGGGCCTGCGGCTGGCGGCGTCTTGTACGCAGGGCCTGTGCGGCACGTGCAAGGTGCGCTTGCTGGATGGGCGGGTGGATATGCGGCACCAGGGCGGAATCCGCCAGCGCGAGATCGATCAAGGCATGGTGTTGCTGTGCTGTAGCCGTCCGCTAAGCAATTTGCTCATCGATAAATGA
- a CDS encoding GlxA family transcriptional regulator, with translation MPQPTPESAWHTAGAPPLHFGFLLLPNFSMIAFSGAVEVLRMANHLSRRELYRWSVMTLDGAEVEASNHLPIGPLAPSGREDGWDAVFVCGGIQVQDHVSEPVVRLLHGLARQGVALGGICTGSYALVKAGLMTGYRCAMHWENLYAVREEFPSVELTDELFAIDRDRLTSSGGTAPIDLMLGITAERFGMALADGVSEQFGLDRIRASTEPQHIPMVARVGFNREELVNVAQLMEAHIEDPLTFKQIAGQIGLSQRQLQRMFKYYLGMSPMRYYLWLRLLRARELLLQTRMTIMGVTVACGFQSPCHFSKAYRARFGRSPSIERRFIRG, from the coding sequence GTGCCTCAACCCACGCCCGAGTCCGCCTGGCACACGGCCGGCGCGCCGCCATTGCATTTCGGATTCCTGCTGTTGCCGAATTTCTCAATGATTGCGTTTTCCGGCGCGGTGGAAGTGCTGCGCATGGCCAACCACCTCAGTCGGCGCGAGCTATATCGCTGGTCTGTCATGACGCTGGATGGCGCGGAAGTCGAGGCCAGCAACCACTTGCCGATCGGACCGCTGGCTCCGTCCGGAAGGGAAGACGGCTGGGACGCGGTATTCGTCTGCGGCGGCATACAGGTGCAGGACCACGTCAGCGAGCCCGTCGTCAGGCTGCTTCACGGACTGGCCCGGCAAGGCGTGGCGCTGGGCGGCATCTGTACAGGCAGCTATGCGCTGGTCAAGGCCGGCCTGATGACGGGCTATCGCTGCGCCATGCACTGGGAAAACCTGTACGCCGTACGCGAGGAATTCCCTTCCGTTGAACTGACCGACGAACTGTTCGCGATCGACCGCGATCGCCTCACCAGTTCTGGCGGCACGGCACCCATCGACCTGATGCTGGGCATTACGGCGGAGCGCTTCGGGATGGCGCTGGCCGACGGCGTGTCAGAGCAGTTCGGCCTGGATCGGATCCGGGCCTCCACCGAGCCGCAGCACATTCCCATGGTCGCCAGGGTGGGGTTCAACCGCGAAGAACTGGTCAACGTGGCCCAACTGATGGAAGCGCATATCGAAGACCCGCTGACGTTCAAGCAGATTGCCGGCCAGATCGGCCTGTCACAGCGGCAGTTGCAGCGCATGTTCAAGTACTACCTGGGGATGTCGCCCATGCGCTACTACCTGTGGTTGCGGCTGCTGCGCGCCCGCGAACTATTGCTGCAGACGCGCATGACCATCATGGGCGTGACGGTAGCCTGCGGCTTTCAGTCGCCTTGCCATTTCAGCAAGGCGTACCGCGCGCGTTTTGGCCGTTCGCCCAGCATCGAGCGGCGCTTCATTCGGGGCTAG